The following coding sequences are from one Salvia hispanica cultivar TCC Black 2014 chromosome 3, UniMelb_Shisp_WGS_1.0, whole genome shotgun sequence window:
- the LOC125216256 gene encoding OVARIAN TUMOR DOMAIN-containing deubiquitinating enzyme 1-like, producing the protein MQNQDGQPAEPETETITSLPASEVNDWANYRDDEVMQQHSAIQAEEAGKIPFVGDKEPLSSLAEEYKSGNPILLEKIKVLTEQYAAIRRTRGDGNCFFRSFMFAYLEHILQSQDRAEIDRITVNVEQCRKTLLSLGYAEFTFEDFFSLFLEQLESVLSGKEACISHEELVQRSRDQSVSDYVVMFFRFITSGEIRKRLEFYEPFIQGLSNTSVEQFCKSSVEPMGEESDHVHITALSDALGVPIRIVYLDRSHDDKGSVSVNHHDFSPAAQEVTDANTGGVVALEPFITLLYRPGHYDILYPK; encoded by the exons ATGCAGAATCAAGATGGGCAACCTGCGGAGCCTGAAACGGAGACCATAACATCACTACCAGCCTCTGAGGTCAATGACTGGGCGAATTATAGGGATGATGAAGTTATGCAGCAGCATTCTGCCATACAGGCAGAGGAAGCTGGGAAAATACCATTTGTTGGTGACAAG GAGCCTCTCTCATCTTTGGCAGAGGAATACAAGTCAGGAAACCCAATTTTGTTGGAGAAAATTAAG GTTCTAACTGAACAATATGCTGCCATCAGGCGAACAAGGGGAGATGGGAATTGCTTCTTCCGTAGCTTCATGTTTGCCTACCTG GAGCATATTCTGCAATCACAAGACCGTGCAGAAATCGACCGCATCACGGTCAATGTGGAGCAATGCAGGAAGACACTTCTCAGCTTGGGCTATGCAGAATTTACTTTCGAAGACTTTTTTTCG CTGTTCCTTGAGCAACTTGAAAGTGTTCTTTCAGGGAAAGAAGCTTGCATAAG CCATGAGGAACTTGTACAGAGAAGTAGAGATCAGTCAGTATCTGACTATG TTGTGATGTTCTTTAGATTTATTACATCTGGTGAAATAAGGAAGCGTTTGGAGTTCTATGAACCATTTATTCAAGGATTAAGTAATACCTCAGTGGAGCAG TTCTGCAAATCATCGGTGGAGCCAATGGGCGAAGAGAGTGATCATGTCCACATTACCGCATTGTCAGATGCACTGGGCGTGCCAATCCGCATAGTCTATCTTGATCGCAGTCATGATGATAAAGGTAGCGTGAGCGTGAACCATCACGACTTCAGTCCTGCTGCACAAGAGGTCACTGATGCTAATACCGGTGGTGTCGTGGCGCTTGAACCGTTCATTACCTTGCTGTACCGGCCCG